GGTTCGGGCTCCACGAGGTCGCGGGCAACGTCTGGGAGTGGTGCGCCGACCGCTTCGACTCCGGCTACTACGCGCGCTCGCCCAGGCGCGACCCGACGGGGCCGGAAGGCCCGGCCGGCCGCGACGACGGCCCCAGAGCCATGCGGGGCGGTTCCTACCTGTGCCACGACTCCTACTGCCACCGCTACCGCGTCGCCGCGCGGACCGGCAACACCCCCGACTCCAGCAGCGGCAACTGCGGCTTCCGCACCGTGTCGGCCGACGGCGGACCCGGGTCGTGGCCCTCGATCACAGGGAGTTGCGAAACCCCGGCCCAGGGGCCTTGCTGAGTTCTTGCAGGAGCCCGGTGAGGACGGGCGCCGGTGAGCATGCGGTTCAGGTCGGGTGCAACCTTCGCGAGCCTCAGCGGTCCGCGTCGGAGTCCAGGGCGTCCAGGGCCTTCATCTCCCGCTCGTCGAGCTCGAAGTCCCCGATGGCGAGGTTCTGCTCGATGCGCTCGGGCTTGGACGAGCGCGGGATGGCGATGACGCCGTGCTGAAGGTGCCAGCGCAGGATGACCTGCGCCGGGGTCCGGCCGTGCTCCTCGGCGACGGCCGTGATCGCGGCGTCGTCCAGCAGCCCGCCCCTGGCGATGGGCGCCCACGCCTCGGTGGCGATGCCGTGCCGGGCGTGGAAGGCGCGCTCCCGCACCCGGGACCGGCCGGGGTTGAGCTCGATCTGGTTGACCGCCGGAACGACCTCCGCGCCGGCCATCAGCTCCTCGATCTGCTCCGGGGCGAAGTTCGACACCCCGATCGCGCGCATCGCGCCGTCGGCGTACAACTCCTCCAGCGCCCGCCACGTCTCGGCGTGCAGGCCGAGGGACGGCTGCGGCCAGTGGATGAGGTAGAGGTCGACGACGTCGAGCCCCAGCCGGCGGCGGCTGGCGTCGAAGGCGTCGAGAGTCGCCCGGTGGCCGTGGTGGTCGTTCCACACCTTGGTCGTGACGAACAGGTCCTCGCGCGCGACGCCCGAAGCGGCGATCGCCGCGCCGACCTCCTCCTCGTTGCCGTACATCTCGGCGGTGTCGATGGAGCGGTACCCGGCCGCCAGCGCCGCCTCGACGGCGCCGCGCCCCACCCTCCAGGTGCCGAAGCCCAACGAGGGCATGGCGACGCCGTTGTTGAGCGAAACCGACGTGGTGTGCACGGAAAGCCCTCTCTTCCGGTTTATCCCGGCGGGCATCGGCATGCCCGCCCGAGTCGGGATTCATCCCCGCCGACGGCGGCGCGCATGCGGACCGGGCCGGGGAAAACCGGGGGACGCCGTTCGTCCCCGTGCCGACCGGCACGGGGACGCGGCGACCGGTCCCCTCCTCCGGGCGGCGAACCCCTTTCGCGCACCGCGTCCGGAGGCGGACCGGGACGGCGGTCCCGCCGACGGGGTCAGGCCGCAGCGGGCTCGGGCTCGACCGGCTCCCGCTCGGCCCCGGAGCGCCGCGCGCTCCGGCTCCTCGCCG
This sequence is a window from Spinactinospora alkalitolerans. Protein-coding genes within it:
- a CDS encoding aldo/keto reductase, which translates into the protein MHTTSVSLNNGVAMPSLGFGTWRVGRGAVEAALAAGYRSIDTAEMYGNEEEVGAAIAASGVAREDLFVTTKVWNDHHGHRATLDAFDASRRRLGLDVVDLYLIHWPQPSLGLHAETWRALEELYADGAMRAIGVSNFAPEQIEELMAGAEVVPAVNQIELNPGRSRVRERAFHARHGIATEAWAPIARGGLLDDAAITAVAEEHGRTPAQVILRWHLQHGVIAIPRSSKPERIEQNLAIGDFELDEREMKALDALDSDADR